Proteins from a single region of Streptomyces sp. HUAS 15-9:
- a CDS encoding LPXTG cell wall anchor domain-containing protein, which produces MSYPKRTAALVSAAALAGSAVLLAAPAAHAEVVDVNYQCKTPIGDKSAVSPIDIKGVKSGSGYRITMSWQKGVSSSPVELGKGAMNPSATIVLGGADSGTLSVSGPANQSAIPANTPIKINDLSGTYTPKKTGKVTFTAGVLTIKALGTTTTCTPANSPKPSLTLDVTAAGGSSGSSSTTSNSGTDSGGQLPKTGPEDSVVALGTLGGTVLLAGAAGALWLTRRNQAVRR; this is translated from the coding sequence GTGTCGTACCCGAAACGAACCGCCGCGCTCGTGTCCGCCGCGGCGCTGGCCGGGTCGGCGGTGCTGCTGGCCGCCCCCGCGGCCCACGCCGAGGTCGTCGACGTCAACTACCAGTGCAAGACGCCCATCGGCGACAAGAGCGCCGTCTCGCCCATCGACATCAAGGGCGTCAAGAGCGGCAGCGGCTACAGGATCACCATGTCCTGGCAGAAGGGCGTCTCCTCCAGCCCGGTCGAGCTGGGCAAGGGCGCGATGAACCCGAGCGCCACCATCGTGCTGGGCGGTGCCGACAGCGGCACGCTGTCCGTGTCGGGCCCGGCCAACCAGAGCGCGATCCCGGCCAACACCCCCATCAAGATCAATGACTTGAGCGGCACCTACACACCGAAGAAGACCGGCAAGGTCACCTTCACCGCGGGTGTGCTCACCATCAAGGCGCTCGGTACGACGACGACCTGCACGCCGGCCAACAGCCCCAAGCCGTCCCTGACCCTGGACGTCACCGCGGCAGGCGGCTCCTCCGGCTCCTCCTCCACGACGTCCAACAGCGGCACCGACTCCGGCGGCCAGCTCCCGAAGACCGGCCCCGAGGACTCGGTCGTCGCCCTCGGCACGCTCGGCGGCACCGTTCTCCTCGCCGGGGCGGCGGGCGCGCTGTGGCTGACACGGCGGAATCAGGCCGTACGCCGCTGA
- a CDS encoding ATP-binding protein has protein sequence MSTTRPCSPGDRGPEPSGASGASEGGAPAAGASMGETAAPSAPTEDRQGGQGHRGQGPGSPGSGQDGQGRQVRRLRLGGESGVVPLARDFTRQALYAWGWLPAVGADRRAAAEDVLLVVSELVTNACLHAEGPEELFLACDDKVIRIEVTDRGTGQPAPRTPHRAGRPGGHGMFIVQRLCLDWGVVRTPGVSGKTVWAELGAPA, from the coding sequence ATGAGCACCACCCGGCCCTGCTCGCCGGGCGACCGCGGCCCGGAGCCCAGTGGCGCTTCCGGGGCGTCCGAGGGGGGAGCGCCGGCGGCCGGCGCGTCCATGGGGGAAACGGCCGCACCGTCCGCGCCGACGGAGGACCGCCAGGGCGGCCAGGGCCATCGGGGTCAGGGCCCAGGGAGCCCGGGGAGCGGCCAGGACGGCCAAGGCCGTCAGGTCCGCAGGCTGCGCCTGGGCGGCGAGAGCGGGGTCGTCCCGCTCGCCCGTGACTTCACCCGCCAGGCGCTGTACGCGTGGGGCTGGCTGCCCGCCGTCGGCGCCGACCGGCGGGCCGCCGCCGAGGACGTCCTGCTCGTCGTCTCCGAGCTGGTCACCAACGCCTGTCTGCACGCCGAGGGCCCGGAGGAGCTGTTCCTCGCCTGCGACGACAAGGTGATCCGCATCGAGGTCACCGACCGCGGCACCGGCCAGCCGGCCCCCCGTACCCCGCACCGCGCCGGCCGCCCCGGCGGCCACGGGATGTTCATCGTGCAGCGGCTGTGCCTGGACTGGGGGGTCGTCCGCACCCCGGGCGTGTCCGGCAAGACGGTGTGGGCCGAGCTGGGCGCACCGGCCTGA
- a CDS encoding STAS domain-containing protein: protein MDRGTVGSAQSGRLLVEVREEGSSAVVTPAGELDHHTADLLREPIEGLLAKGFSRLVVDCSRLEFCDSTGLNVLLGARLKAEAAGGGVHLAGMLPVVARVFEITGADAVFTVHDSVEAALADEAG, encoded by the coding sequence ATGGACCGCGGGACGGTCGGCAGCGCACAGTCGGGCCGGCTACTGGTGGAGGTGCGGGAAGAGGGCTCCAGCGCCGTCGTGACGCCGGCGGGTGAGCTCGATCACCACACCGCCGATCTCTTGCGCGAGCCCATCGAGGGCCTCCTCGCCAAGGGCTTCTCGCGGCTCGTCGTGGACTGCTCACGGCTCGAGTTCTGCGACTCCACGGGCCTGAACGTGCTGCTCGGGGCCCGTCTGAAGGCGGAGGCCGCCGGTGGTGGGGTGCACCTGGCGGGGATGCTGCCCGTGGTGGCCCGTGTGTTCGAGATCACGGGGGCGGATGCGGTCTTCACCGTTCACGACTCCGTCGAGGCGGCCCTGGCCGACGAGGCCGGCTGA
- a CDS encoding RNA polymerase sigma factor SigF: MSPRLDASHTWTATSTPPPEQLDPIDGLPEIPPFDEVGPVDARALSKTLFERLESLEEGTHEYAYVRNTLVELNLALVKFAASRFRSRSEPMEDIIQVGTIGLIKAIDRFELCRGVEFPTFAMPTIIGEIKRFFRDTSWSVRVPRRLQELRIDLAKAGDELAQRLDRAPTVTELAQRLGLSNDEVLEGMAASNAYTASSLDAQPEEDDSEGALADRIGYEDHGLEGIEYVESLKPLIAELPSRDRQILSLRFVAGMTQSEIGDELGISQMHVSRLLSRTLVRLRRGLTVEE; encoded by the coding sequence ATGTCACCCCGGCTCGACGCATCGCACACCTGGACCGCGACGTCGACACCCCCACCGGAACAGCTGGATCCCATCGACGGGCTCCCCGAGATCCCCCCGTTCGACGAGGTCGGGCCGGTGGACGCACGGGCCCTGTCCAAGACCCTCTTCGAGCGGCTCGAGTCGCTGGAGGAAGGCACGCACGAATACGCGTACGTGCGCAACACGCTGGTCGAACTCAACCTCGCGCTGGTCAAGTTCGCCGCCTCCCGCTTCCGCTCCCGCAGCGAGCCGATGGAGGACATCATCCAGGTCGGCACCATCGGCCTGATCAAGGCGATCGACCGCTTCGAGCTGTGCCGCGGCGTCGAGTTCCCGACCTTCGCGATGCCGACCATCATCGGTGAGATCAAGCGGTTCTTCCGGGACACCTCGTGGTCCGTGCGCGTCCCGCGCCGGCTGCAGGAGCTGCGGATCGACCTGGCCAAGGCCGGCGACGAGCTGGCCCAGCGGCTGGACCGCGCCCCGACGGTCACGGAACTCGCCCAGCGCCTGGGCCTCTCGAACGACGAGGTGCTCGAGGGCATGGCGGCCTCCAACGCCTACACCGCCTCCTCGCTGGACGCCCAGCCCGAGGAGGACGACTCCGAGGGCGCGCTCGCAGACCGCATCGGCTACGAGGACCACGGGCTCGAAGGCATCGAGTACGTCGAGTCGCTGAAGCCGCTGATCGCCGAACTCCCCTCCCGGGACCGGCAGATCCTCTCCCTGCGCTTCGTCGCGGGCATGACCCAGTCGGAGATCGGCGACGAGCTCGGTATCTCGCAGATGCACGTGTCACGGCTGCTCTCCCGGACGCTGGTGCGCCTGCGCAGGGGACTGACGGTCGAGGAGTGA
- a CDS encoding RICIN domain-containing protein, protein MAQGDRADDRDESAGVPDARLTELLRARTAAAYPALREIRRRHHDAVLGYARLCASSDSSARQLAAQTFTTLARETARGVEPQVPLRHQLLLLTCRSAASWAGDERSAGLDPGLLLVLNTTAAPNGPTPALLAPFRALPSRTQGLIWYGVVEQEAEESTAALLGLTREDVRYGIPQALQAMAQACLKHRLAASDDPQCGDFRRLIEESVRPDTPRYSSDLHTHMAHCAHCTAAYEDLTALRDAPRAALAEGLLPWAGTAYARTAAPAAEADGPQEEPQEKRSRPPTRRVVLTSVALGVAMAPLLVFALAQSGSHGRRPTATTLPPSSPPVTVTATVSAPSPSPTSKSPSPTKTSHPPKTPSATPKPRPKPKPKPTPSPTPSAPGSAYAEVVNVATGRCLDVRDGDFENGTDVVTVRCDGTSSQRWRVDTDRQVVQSAGDPDFCLDSRGDVDRGVGIWGCDSVYGRNGDNLRFTVDSDGVIRPAIAVETAVTPDRGYGVSLDWLSGDADQRWRAGAR, encoded by the coding sequence ATGGCTCAGGGGGACCGGGCCGACGACCGGGACGAGAGCGCGGGGGTACCGGACGCTCGGCTGACCGAGCTGCTGCGCGCCCGGACCGCGGCCGCGTACCCGGCGTTGCGGGAGATCCGTCGGCGCCACCACGACGCGGTCCTCGGCTACGCCCGGCTGTGCGCGTCGAGCGATTCGTCGGCACGGCAGCTGGCGGCGCAGACCTTCACCACCCTGGCGCGCGAGACCGCACGCGGGGTGGAGCCGCAGGTGCCGCTGCGCCATCAGCTCCTACTGCTGACCTGCCGGTCGGCCGCGTCCTGGGCCGGTGACGAGCGCTCGGCGGGCCTGGACCCCGGCCTCCTCCTGGTCCTGAACACGACCGCCGCCCCGAACGGCCCGACCCCTGCCCTGCTGGCGCCCTTCCGCGCCCTCCCCTCCCGCACCCAGGGCCTGATCTGGTACGGGGTCGTGGAACAGGAAGCCGAGGAGAGCACCGCCGCCCTGCTCGGCCTGACCCGCGAGGACGTGCGGTACGGCATCCCGCAGGCGCTCCAGGCCATGGCCCAGGCCTGTCTCAAGCACCGGCTGGCCGCCTCCGACGACCCGCAGTGCGGGGACTTCCGCCGGCTGATCGAGGAGTCGGTACGGCCGGACACTCCCCGCTACAGCTCCGATCTGCACACCCACATGGCGCACTGCGCCCACTGCACGGCGGCGTACGAGGACCTCACCGCCCTGCGCGACGCCCCGCGGGCGGCACTGGCGGAGGGACTACTGCCCTGGGCCGGGACGGCGTACGCGCGCACTGCCGCGCCGGCCGCCGAAGCGGACGGGCCGCAGGAGGAACCGCAGGAGAAGCGGAGCCGGCCGCCGACCCGGCGCGTGGTCCTCACCTCGGTCGCGCTGGGCGTGGCCATGGCACCGCTGCTGGTCTTCGCGCTGGCGCAGTCCGGCTCGCACGGCCGGCGTCCGACGGCGACCACCCTGCCGCCCTCGAGCCCGCCGGTGACGGTGACTGCGACGGTCTCCGCACCGTCCCCGTCACCGACCAGCAAGTCCCCCTCGCCGACAAAGACTTCACACCCCCCGAAGACCCCGTCCGCCACACCGAAGCCGCGGCCCAAACCGAAGCCGAAGCCCACTCCGTCCCCCACCCCGTCGGCTCCGGGCAGCGCCTACGCCGAAGTGGTGAACGTCGCCACCGGCCGCTGTCTGGACGTCCGGGACGGCGACTTCGAGAACGGCACGGACGTCGTCACGGTCCGCTGCGACGGCACCTCCTCGCAGCGCTGGCGCGTCGACACCGACCGCCAGGTCGTCCAGTCGGCCGGCGACCCCGACTTCTGCCTGGACAGCCGGGGTGACGTCGACCGGGGCGTCGGCATCTGGGGGTGCGACTCGGTCTACGGCCGCAACGGCGACAACCTGCGCTTCACCGTCGACTCCGACGGCGTCATCCGCCCGGCGATCGCCGTCGAGACGGCGGTCACGCCGGACAGGGGTTACGGAGTGTCGCTGGACTGGCTGAGCGGGGACGCGGATCAGCGGTGGCGGGCCGGAGCCCGCTGA
- the hutI gene encoding imidazolonepropionase, which yields MSSSTAITNIATLVTNDPSLGWGSPRSSKFESGGGSPLGLVQDAAVVIDGDRVVWTGESSKAPATDNRVDAGGRAVLPGFVDSHSHLVFAGDRTQEFNARMSGRAYSAGGIRTTVAATRAATDEELEANLTRYLAEALRQGTTTFETKSGYGLTVADESRALRIASAHTDEVTYLGAHIVPPDHAEDPAAYVALVTGEMLDACAPHARWIDVFCEKGAFDGDQARTILTAGLAKGLTPRIHANQLSYGPGVQLAVELDAASADHCTHLTDADVDALASGRTVATLLPGAEFSTRAEWPDARRLLDAGVTVALSTDCNPGSSFTSSVPFCIALAVRDMRMTPDEAVWSATAGGAAALRRDDIGRLAPGAYADLTLLDAPSHVHLAYRPGVPLVSGVWQRGVRVV from the coding sequence ATGAGCAGCAGCACCGCCATCACGAACATCGCCACGCTGGTCACCAACGATCCATCCCTCGGGTGGGGGTCCCCCCGCTCGAGTAAATTCGAGAGTGGGGGAGGCTCCCCTCTCGGTCTGGTCCAGGACGCGGCCGTCGTCATCGACGGCGACCGTGTCGTGTGGACCGGTGAATCCAGCAAAGCACCCGCCACTGACAACCGGGTCGACGCCGGCGGCCGGGCGGTGCTGCCGGGCTTCGTCGACTCCCACTCCCACCTGGTCTTCGCGGGCGACCGGACGCAGGAGTTCAACGCCCGCATGTCCGGGCGGGCCTACAGCGCGGGCGGCATCCGGACGACCGTCGCGGCCACCCGTGCCGCGACCGACGAGGAACTGGAGGCGAACCTCACCCGCTATCTCGCCGAGGCCCTGCGCCAGGGCACGACCACGTTCGAGACGAAGTCCGGCTACGGCCTGACGGTCGCCGACGAGTCCCGCGCCCTGCGCATCGCCTCCGCGCACACCGACGAGGTCACCTACCTCGGCGCCCACATCGTCCCGCCCGACCACGCCGAGGACCCGGCCGCCTACGTCGCCCTGGTCACCGGCGAGATGCTCGACGCCTGCGCCCCGCACGCCCGCTGGATCGACGTCTTCTGCGAGAAGGGCGCCTTCGACGGCGACCAGGCCAGGACGATCCTCACCGCGGGCCTGGCCAAGGGCCTCACGCCCCGCATCCACGCCAACCAGCTCTCCTACGGCCCGGGCGTCCAGCTCGCCGTCGAACTGGACGCGGCCAGCGCCGACCACTGCACCCACCTCACGGACGCGGACGTCGACGCCCTGGCGAGCGGCCGCACGGTCGCCACGCTGCTCCCCGGCGCCGAGTTCTCCACCCGCGCCGAGTGGCCCGACGCCCGCCGCCTCCTGGACGCCGGTGTCACGGTGGCGCTCTCGACGGACTGCAACCCGGGCTCGTCCTTCACCTCCTCGGTGCCCTTCTGCATCGCACTGGCGGTACGGGACATGAGGATGACCCCGGACGAGGCGGTGTGGTCGGCGACGGCGGGCGGGGCCGCGGCCCTGCGCCGTGACGACATCGGCCGCCTCGCCCCGGGCGCGTACGCCGACCTGACCCTGCTGGACGCGCCGAGCCATGTGCACCTGGCCTACCGGCCGGGCGTGCCCCTCGTCAGCGGTGTGTGGCAGCGGGGCGTGCGCGTGGTCTGA
- a CDS encoding formimidoylglutamate deiminase: protein MTTRTYWLEHAWLGTLVEPGVAVEVADGRIIAVRTGVPTPPPGAELLRGLTLPGLANAHSHAFHRALRGTVQVGSGTFWTWREVMYSVADRLTPETYHALARAVYAEMALAGVTAVGEFHYVHHAPGGTPYADPNAMGEALVAAAAEAGIRITLLDTAYLSSGFGQPPDTHQSRFSDGSAEAWAERCSVLKERDHARIGAAIHSVRAVPARELATVARWAEERRAPLHVHLSEQTAENDACQEAHGCTPTRLLADHGVLGPRTTGVHNTHLTDEDIALLGGSGTGTCMCPTTERDLADGIGPAVALQRAGSPLCLGSDSHAVIDLLEEARAMELNERLRTRSRGHWTAAALLRAASPDGHAALGWDEAGTIEAGALADLTTISLDSVRTTGTLPRLGAETAVFAASAADVRHTLVGGRHVVRDGAHTLVPDVPSALAAAVEALRG from the coding sequence GTGACCACACGGACCTATTGGCTGGAACACGCCTGGCTCGGCACGCTGGTCGAGCCGGGCGTGGCGGTCGAGGTGGCGGACGGCCGTATCATCGCCGTCCGTACCGGCGTGCCCACCCCGCCGCCCGGCGCCGAGCTCCTGCGCGGTCTCACCCTCCCCGGGCTGGCCAACGCCCACAGCCACGCCTTCCACCGGGCGCTGCGCGGCACCGTCCAGGTCGGTTCCGGCACCTTCTGGACCTGGCGCGAGGTCATGTACTCGGTCGCCGACCGGCTGACCCCGGAGACGTACCACGCCCTCGCCCGCGCCGTGTACGCGGAGATGGCGCTCGCGGGTGTCACGGCGGTCGGCGAGTTCCACTACGTGCACCACGCCCCGGGCGGCACTCCCTACGCCGACCCCAACGCCATGGGTGAGGCGCTCGTCGCGGCCGCCGCCGAAGCCGGTATCCGTATCACCCTCCTCGACACCGCCTATCTGTCCTCCGGCTTCGGACAGCCGCCCGACACCCACCAGTCGCGCTTCTCCGACGGCAGCGCGGAGGCCTGGGCCGAACGCTGTTCAGTTCTCAAGGAACGGGATCACGCACGGATCGGGGCGGCCATCCACTCCGTACGGGCCGTGCCCGCGCGGGAGCTGGCCACGGTGGCGCGGTGGGCCGAGGAGCGGCGGGCCCCGCTCCATGTGCACCTGTCCGAACAGACCGCCGAGAACGACGCCTGCCAGGAGGCCCACGGCTGCACCCCCACCCGGCTCCTCGCCGACCACGGAGTCCTCGGCCCGCGCACCACCGGTGTCCACAACACCCACCTCACCGACGAGGACATCGCCCTGCTCGGCGGCTCCGGCACGGGCACCTGCATGTGCCCCACGACGGAACGCGACCTGGCCGACGGCATCGGCCCCGCCGTGGCACTCCAGCGCGCGGGCTCCCCCCTCTGCCTCGGCTCCGACAGCCACGCGGTCATCGACCTGCTCGAAGAGGCACGCGCGATGGAGCTGAACGAGCGGCTGCGCACCCGCTCCCGGGGCCACTGGACGGCCGCGGCACTGCTGCGCGCGGCTTCGCCGGACGGTCATGCGGCCCTGGGCTGGGACGAGGCAGGCACCATCGAGGCCGGTGCGCTCGCCGACCTGACGACGATCTCCCTCGACTCGGTCAGGACAACGGGGACGCTGCCGCGACTCGGCGCGGAGACAGCCGTATTCGCCGCCTCCGCCGCGGACGTGCGGCACACACTGGTCGGCGGCCGCCATGTCGTACGCGACGGCGCCCACACCCTCGTACCGGATGTGCCGTCAGCTCTGGCAGCGGCCGTCGAAGCCCTGCGCGGCTGA
- a CDS encoding allantoate amidohydrolase, giving the protein MTFHSMWAELLPIGRSSASGGYRRYAWTGADAECREWFKAQAETRGLAYEADRNGNQWAWLGDPAAGDAVVTGSHLDSVPDGGAFDGPLGVVSSFAALDELRARAVRFDKPLAIVNFGDEEGARFGLACVGSRLTAGQLTVEQAHRLTDGDGITLPRAMEAAGYDPDAIGPDPERLARIGAFVELHVEQGRALDLSGDRVGIASAIWPHGRWRFDFRGEANHAGTTRLVDRRDPMLSYAETVLAARREAELAGAVATFGKIAVEPNGVNAIPSLVRGWLDSRAADQETLDTVVTGVEKAAREYATAHGVDLDVVRESFTPVVEFDHALRDELGRILGKDTDLKVPVLGTGAGHDAGILSGLVPTAMLFVRNPTGVSHSPAEFAAEDDCEAGVSALADVLEGLACR; this is encoded by the coding sequence GTGACCTTCCACAGCATGTGGGCGGAGCTGCTGCCGATCGGCCGCAGCTCCGCCTCCGGCGGCTACCGCCGCTACGCCTGGACCGGTGCCGACGCCGAGTGCCGGGAGTGGTTCAAGGCGCAGGCCGAGACACGCGGGCTCGCCTACGAGGCCGACCGCAACGGCAACCAGTGGGCCTGGCTCGGCGACCCCGCCGCGGGTGACGCCGTCGTCACCGGGTCGCACCTGGACTCCGTGCCCGACGGCGGGGCCTTCGACGGGCCCCTCGGTGTCGTGTCCTCCTTCGCCGCCCTCGACGAACTCCGCGCCAGGGCCGTGCGCTTCGACAAGCCCCTGGCCATCGTCAACTTCGGCGACGAGGAGGGCGCCCGCTTCGGGCTCGCCTGCGTCGGATCACGGCTCACCGCGGGACAGCTCACCGTCGAGCAGGCGCACCGGCTGACCGACGGCGACGGCATCACGCTGCCCCGGGCGATGGAGGCCGCCGGATACGACCCCGACGCCATCGGACCGGACCCGGAGCGGCTCGCCCGCATCGGCGCCTTCGTCGAACTCCACGTAGAGCAGGGCCGGGCCCTGGACCTGAGCGGCGACCGGGTCGGCATCGCCAGTGCCATCTGGCCGCACGGCCGCTGGCGCTTCGACTTCCGCGGCGAGGCCAACCACGCCGGCACCACCCGGCTCGTCGACCGGCGCGACCCGATGCTGTCGTACGCCGAGACGGTCCTCGCCGCCCGCCGCGAGGCCGAACTCGCCGGTGCCGTCGCCACCTTCGGCAAGATCGCCGTCGAGCCGAACGGCGTCAACGCCATCCCCTCCCTGGTGCGCGGCTGGCTGGACTCCCGCGCCGCCGACCAGGAGACCCTCGACACCGTCGTCACGGGTGTGGAGAAGGCGGCCCGCGAGTACGCCACCGCGCACGGCGTCGACCTCGACGTCGTCCGCGAGTCCTTCACTCCGGTCGTCGAGTTCGACCACGCCCTGCGTGACGAACTGGGCCGCATCCTCGGCAAGGACACCGACCTCAAGGTGCCCGTCCTGGGCACCGGCGCCGGACACGACGCCGGAATCCTCTCCGGGCTCGTCCCGACCGCCATGCTGTTCGTACGCAACCCCACCGGCGTCTCGCACTCCCCGGCCGAGTTCGCGGCCGAGGACGACTGCGAGGCCGGGGTGAGCGCTCTCGCCGACGTACTGGAAGGGCTGGCTTGCAGGTGA
- the hutU gene encoding urocanate hydratase — MSGPRPVRAPRGTELSALGWQQEAALRMLQNNLDPEVAEHPDKLVVYGGTGKAARDWRSFDAMVRTLRTLKQDETMLVQSGRPVGVMQTHEWAPRVLIANSNLVGDWANWEEFRRLEALGLTMYGQMTAGSWIYIGTQGILQGTYETFAAVAAKKFDGTLAGTITLTAGLGGMGGAQPLAVTMNDGVAICIDCDPRAIERRIEHRYLDVKADSLDHALQLATEARDARRPLSIGVLGNAAELVPQLLAMNAPIDIVTDQTSAHDPLSYLPVGVDFDDMASAAAKDPAGFTTRARESMAKHVEAMVGFMDAGAEVFDYGNSIRGEAQLAGYDRAFAFPGFVPAYIRPLFCEGKGPFRWAALSGEASDIAKTDKAILELFPENESLHRWIKMAGERVHFQGLPARICWLGYGERDKAGERFNDMVASGELAAPLAIGRDHLDCGSVASPYRETEAMLDGSDAIADWPLLNAMVNVASGASWVSIHHGGGVGMGRSIHAGQVTVADGTKLGGEKIRRVLTNDPGMGVIRHVDAGYDIAESVAAERGVRVPMREGDQA; from the coding sequence ATGTCAGGACCCCGCCCCGTACGAGCGCCGCGCGGTACGGAACTGAGCGCCCTGGGATGGCAGCAGGAGGCCGCCCTGCGGATGCTCCAGAACAACCTCGACCCCGAGGTCGCCGAACACCCCGACAAGCTCGTCGTCTACGGCGGCACCGGCAAGGCCGCCCGCGACTGGCGCTCCTTCGACGCCATGGTCCGCACGCTGCGCACCCTCAAGCAGGACGAGACCATGCTGGTCCAGTCCGGCCGCCCGGTCGGCGTCATGCAGACCCACGAATGGGCCCCGCGCGTCCTGATCGCCAACTCCAACCTGGTCGGCGACTGGGCCAACTGGGAGGAGTTCCGCCGTCTGGAGGCCCTCGGCCTGACCATGTACGGCCAGATGACCGCCGGCTCCTGGATCTACATCGGCACCCAGGGCATCCTCCAGGGCACCTACGAGACCTTCGCCGCCGTCGCCGCGAAGAAGTTCGACGGCACCCTCGCCGGCACGATCACCCTGACCGCCGGCCTCGGCGGCATGGGCGGCGCCCAGCCGCTCGCCGTGACGATGAACGACGGCGTCGCGATCTGCATCGACTGCGACCCGCGCGCCATCGAGCGGCGCATCGAGCACCGCTACCTGGATGTGAAGGCCGACAGCCTGGACCACGCCCTCCAGCTGGCCACCGAGGCCCGCGACGCCCGCCGCCCGCTGTCCATCGGCGTCCTCGGCAACGCGGCCGAACTGGTCCCGCAGCTGCTGGCCATGAACGCCCCCATCGACATCGTCACCGACCAGACCTCCGCCCACGACCCGCTGTCGTACCTCCCGGTCGGCGTCGACTTCGACGACATGGCCTCCGCCGCCGCCAAGGACCCGGCCGGCTTCACCACCCGCGCCCGTGAGTCCATGGCCAAGCACGTCGAGGCGATGGTCGGCTTCATGGACGCCGGCGCCGAGGTCTTCGACTACGGCAACTCCATCCGCGGCGAGGCCCAGCTGGCCGGCTACGACCGGGCGTTCGCCTTCCCCGGCTTCGTCCCCGCCTACATCCGCCCCCTCTTCTGCGAGGGCAAGGGCCCCTTCCGCTGGGCAGCCCTGTCCGGCGAGGCCTCGGACATCGCCAAGACCGACAAGGCGATCCTGGAGCTCTTCCCCGAGAACGAGTCCCTGCACCGCTGGATCAAGATGGCCGGCGAGCGCGTCCACTTCCAGGGCCTGCCCGCCCGTATCTGCTGGCTCGGCTACGGCGAGCGCGACAAGGCAGGCGAGCGCTTCAACGACATGGTCGCCTCCGGCGAACTGGCGGCCCCCCTCGCCATCGGCCGCGACCACCTCGACTGTGGCTCCGTCGCCTCCCCGTACCGCGAGACCGAGGCCATGCTCGACGGCTCCGACGCGATCGCCGACTGGCCGCTGCTCAACGCCATGGTCAACGTGGCCTCCGGCGCCTCCTGGGTCTCCATCCACCACGGCGGCGGCGTCGGCATGGGCCGCTCCATCCACGCCGGCCAGGTGACCGTCGCCGACGGCACCAAGCTCGGCGGCGAGAAGATCCGCCGCGTCCTCACCAACGACCCGGGCATGGGTGTCATCCGGCACGTGGACGCCGGGTACGACATCGCGGAGTCGGTGGCCGCCGAGCGCGGTGTGCGGGTGCCCATGCGCGAGGGTGACCAGGCGTGA